The Solibacillus sp. FSL R7-0668 genome includes the window CCGCATTAGGTCCTCTTAGTATAAAAAACGCAATGATACTTACGAGCACGGGCAAGATTGATAACATCCCTAAGATGGTACCTGTTTTACTGTTATCCACCATGATTCCCCCCATATCTACTTTTACTCGCAACAGCTGTTAGAGTGCCTATCCCTCACTAAGCCTCCGTTAGTTCAGTAAAAGGTCTAGTAGTTCATTTGCTTGTTTATTGTTGATTTTATAGTTGTCGCGTACATCACTAACGAAAAGTGTTATGTTTTTCCTAAAATTTTCATAAACATATAAAACTTCTATCTGACCGTCTTTATACTTCAGTTGAATTTTGTAATAGTATTTATATTCCATTTCGTAATCACCGGTAACACGATTTGACCGATTAAGGATTCTAGTAATGGGCTTTATTTTTTCTTTATCAGTAGTGATTTTCCCATCATTAATTGGTTCATCATATTGTTGTATCGTTATACTTTGAATGCCTGAAAATCCGTTATAGAAAAATGAAAATACTAATACAACGATAAGAATAGCGATAGACGGGTAGATAATCGTTTTTTTCATTAAATTTCCCCTCACAGAAGTCCAGGGTAGTTGGAGTCGATTCAAAAATCTTGAACATTTATCACAAGTTCATCAAACAATTCCTCATCAAAATAAACGGCTAATTTCCAGATGCCACTTGTAGGAAACAGCATTTGCGAGGGAATGTGAGAATCGGCACCATTATTAGGGCTAATGGAAATATCAGAGTATTGCCATACGGTTTCATTATCCATTAATAATACCGGCTGCTCTTTTCCCTTTGCGTCCGTGCCAACTATTTTAAAATCACCGCTAATTATCTCGGGATTTCCCCAAAGATGCCACATATACTTATTTGCCTGATTGGCGATAATCGGTTCTGCCACTGCCTCCCCTTTTTTACCCGTTCCAACTAAAAAGCCGATTTTCCCCTCTTTCCCTAGTAGCAAATACTCTCCATCTGTCCCATCACTTAAGGTAACGGGTAATGCAAAAGTAGAATTAACCTCCAGCGTTTCACTGTTTTCACAACCAACGAGGATTGCTAATAAAACGAACGAAATCAACAGCATAAGCTTATTTCTCACAGAATTCCCCCTTTTTTTGAATGTAGGATTTGATTATTAGGAATTAAATTGTGATTCGCAAATATATTACACATATCCAATTCACTTGTGCAGACCTCATGCACATCCGCTCACTTGTGCCCTTCAAGTCATCATAGAAAATAGAAAGCCACTGTCTCCTCGGTAATACTTATGATAACATTAACATAATTATCCAAAAACAACCGCTTTATGCGATGATTTTTCTCAGGGAGTGAACGAGCATATGGAATTTCAAGAGCTACAGCCATTTATCGAAAAAACATGGAATATTACCATACAAGACGTGACAACGATTCGTAATGCAGACAAGCATATTTTTGAAATCAACACGTCCGCGCAATCGTATATTTTAAAAGGGGAAAAGCAAATAGTGCAGGAAGTCGAAGCCTATTGTCAGTTTGCCAATGCTCTTCAAAATGCACTTCCAGTTTCCGCTTATTTGCCAACAACCAATTTAAACTTCGCGGCACAAAAGAATGATTTTGTTTATACGCTTGAGCAAAAAGGCATGGGGGAAGAAATTCAGCAGCTAAACGATGCACAAATCGAAGCAATGGGCGCGCTGCTTGGTAAATTGCATGCCTATTCATTAAAACATCAATTAGCCTTACAAAAAGCAACATCCTGGTCGATGTTTGGCGGCAATGCAACAATGGCAATTGGCGACTATGATGAAAATGAATTAAGCTTTCTCGATTTTAAAAAAGCATTTCAGCATGACGAAGCCTTTCCAGCCATTGAACAATTGTATAATGCACATCGAAGCTTATTAAAGCAGCATTGGGCTACTTTACCAAAGGCCGCAACACAAGGTGACTTTTGCTATTACAATATGCTATTTGAAAATAATAATATTAGCGCCATTTTTGATTTCAATCTAGCCGGTGATGAGGTTTTAGTAAATGAATGTATCGCGGCAGCCATTTATTGTTGCTGGCATACGGCGTACCAAGGGAAGCTTTGCGCAGAGGAAAGATATCAATTATTCATAAATGCCTATCAGCAATTCCGGCCATGGACTTCGTTAGAATTTGACCTTGCCTCACCCCTTTTTGCCATCATCCGCGCCTTTCGCTACGACCGTGTTGAACAAGGCATTGCCAACAGCGCACAGCATGAACAATTTTTACAACAAACGAAGGGGATTTTAGACACCGACCATTCAAAACTAATCATGAGCATGGAGGACTATAAATGAAGTCATTTTTTTCGGTTATTCTTTTGATTGGGTTTTTCCTCCTTTCCGGCTGTTCTGACGCCAAGACACAAACGCTCGAAATGTTTTTTAACGACGCGGACATTCAAACGATTGACAAAGTCATCCTTGTCGATGGATCTACAGGCTATTCAAAAACAATGACTGATTCGGAGCAAATTGATGAGTTTATCGCTTTGATTAAGGACATCCTTTATACGCCACAGAAAAACCAAGAAGAACGCTCTGGCTGGAGATATGGTATTAAGGTTGTGGATGGGGAGAAAGAATTTGGTTTTTCATTAATGCAAATTGGTGAAACATATTATGATTCGGAGCCAGATATTCACCCGATTGTGGATGCCTATTATCAAAATTTAGACATTGAAGAAAAATAATTAGGCTCGTTTTGCCTATTGCTTTATTACAAAAAGACAATTCCCACTTGATTGGCATTGTCTTTTTCCCCTTTGGTAATCCGCTAAAAATTATTCTTCCCCCTCGTTCATCCTCCGTTCATATTCGTTTTTTATACTAAGTACATCAAGTCAACGGAGGTTTTAGATATGAATTTAGCTTTTAAAGAAATGAAAAAAAATAAGAGTAAATTTTTGATTTTTGGCGCTATCGTTTTTTTAATTAGTGCCCTTACTTTTATGATTGCCGGATTGGCGAACGGGCTTTCGCAGGACAATGCCGCCCTTATTAAGGAAATGCCAGATGGACATTTTTATATGGCAACGGATGCCGAGGATAATTATGCATTATCCACCATTTCACCCGAGCAGCAAGACAGCATTTTAAATAAGTATGAAGATGCAACAGCCCTGTCGATTCAAATGGGGATTTTCTTTAATGAAGAGGGTAAACAGCAAAGTGTGGCCTTTGCAACAACAAGTGATTCCGAGCAATTTCCACAAGTCAACAAAGGCGAAATTATTGTCGATCAATCGTTACAAGAAGATGGCTATGAAATTGGTGATATTTTAACAAATAATCAATATAGCGGGCAGTGGAAAATTGTTGGCTTTTCAGAGCAAACGAAATTCAACCATGCGGCGGTAGCCTTTATTCATCCAGATAATTTTGCCGAAATGTATCGCACATTCGATAAGCAATTAATGTATATGCCGGGGGATGCAGCGGCAATTGATGGACTGACTGCCTACTCGAACAAGGATTTTTTAAATACGATTCCAAGTTATTCAGCAGAGCAATTAAGCTTAAATTTAATTATTTGGTTTTTAGTCGTTATTAGCGGTTTACTGTTTGCGATTTTCTTCTATATGATGAACATTCAAAAAACAGGCCTATTCGGTATTTTAAAAGCAATCGGTGTTAAAACAAAAACGTTATTCGTCATGATGTGGGTACAAATGCTATTCATTACAGCTTTGGCACTCCTACTATCAATGGGCTTAAGTCAGCTCATTCAACAAATTGCGCCAGCAGGTATGCCGTTCCATTTAACACTTGATACGACATTGCTATTTGCGGTAATTTTCTTAGTAATCGGCTTTATTGGTGCAACACTATCAGGCTTACAAATTAAAAAAATTCAGCCACTTCAGGCCATTCAGCAAGGAGAGATGTAAGATGGAAATGTTTAAATTACAGCAAATCAAAAAAACCTTCTCCTTTGGGGATCAGGAAGAAGTCATTTTAAAAAATGTTGATTTAACCTTAAATAAAGGGGAATTAACGGCTTTAGTTGGTGCATCAGGCTCTGGGAAAAGTACATTATTAACCATTGCGGCCGGCTTACAGGATGCAACAGACGGACAAATTTTCTTTAATAATCAAGACTTAGCTAAATTATCCGCCGAGCAAATGCGTGCCATTCGTGCCAAAAAATTCGGCTTTGTGTTCCAGTTTTCACATCTTGTCCCCTTTTTAACAGTGGAAGAACAGCTGACATTAATGCTAGATGTGGCTGAAAAAAAGGTCAATAAAGCTGAGGTTACGCGTGTCTTACAGCTTGTCGATATGGAACATCGCAGAAATGCCTACCCCTCTTCCCTATCCGGCGGTGAAAAGCAGCGTGTTGCCATTGCCCGCGCCATCATTCATCAGCCTGAAATTATTTTTGCTGATGAACCGACAGCGAGCCTGGATTCGAAGCGCACAGAGGAAATTATGGCGCTATTAAAAAATTTAACAAAAGAGCTCAATTTAACAACTTTACTTGTCACACATGACCAAGAAGTGCTACATTTTGTAGATAATATCGTAACGATGCAAGACGGAGAAATAATTCAAGCTCCAGTCAAGGCGTAACGATGTCAAATTTTATACGATGAGGTGTTTTTATAAATGACAACTCTCCTAATAGTAGATGACGACCCAAAAGTTCGGGAAGTCATCTCCATTTATTTTTCACAAATTGGCTATACCATTGTTCAGGCTCAGCACGGCGTTGAAGCGCTCGAAAAATTAAAAGCGGGACAAATTGATGTAGCAATCGTTGATGTGATGATGCCCTATTTAAATGGTATTGACGTTGTAAAGGAAATTCGACGACGGTATAATTTGCCGGTGATTTTACTAACGGCAAAAGGACAAATTGAGGATAAAGAACAAGGCTACCGTGCTGGAACAGATGATTATGTCGTGAAGCCGGTCGATCCAAAAGAGCTGCAATTTCGTGTGGAGACATTATTGCGGCGCTATGACACGACCCCTACAGAGAGTTTGCAAATGGGGCCACTGACGATTCATCCAAAGCGCTATGAAATTCAAATTGGCGAGCAAACATTACTATTTCCATTGAAGGAATTCGAGCTATTAAGCTTTCTTGTGGCAAATCAAGGGCAGGTTTTAACGCGTGAGCAAATTATTGAGGAAGTTTGGGATCTGGATTTTGCGGGAGATGAACGTACGGTGGATGTGCATATTAAACGTTTACGCGCGCGACTGTCCCAATTAGCACCGGAGCTTCATATTAAAACTGTTCGCGGTGTTGGTTATTCCATTGAGGTAAGCAAATGAAAACATTGTATACGAAATTCGTCGTCACAACGATTGCTATAATAATTTTTAGTAGTTTAACGGCTTTTTTCCTTTCGAATTTATATTATCAATCTTCATTAAAGCCTCAAAACGATGCAAAAACAACCGGCCTTGCTGTGGAAATGGTGCAATATATCGAAGCACATCCAGAGCTCCCCTTACAAGATTACTTACAGCATAGTGCGGCGACTGGCTATCACATTATACTAATTGATAGCCAGTTTAACACTTCTATGTACGGGGAGCCTTTTCGTGACACGTCGCTTGACCAAACAACCTTGGAAATGGTGCTGAATGGGAACATCTATCACGGTATCGCAGAGTTTCCACATCAAACATTTGTCACAGGCTTTTTTGCCAATGAGGTGAAAAATTCGATTGGCGTACCTTTACAATATGGGAATGAAACCTATGCCTTCTTCTTAAGACCGAATATTAAGCTTGCCTTTAACGAAATGCATTATCTATTTGCTGCGCTCATCATCTTTACGATTTTGCTAAGTATTATTCTCGTATTATTGAGTACGAAATTCATCGTAAAGCCAATTAAAAAATTGAAAGCAGCTACATCTTCCATCGCCAACGGGAATTATAATATTCAATTAGCTACTCGCAAAGATGAGTTTGGCCAGCTGTCGGAAAGCTTTATGCATATGGCCAATAAGCTGTCTTATGTAGATGAACAGCGCAAGGAATTCATCTCGAATATTTCGCATGATATTCAGTCCCCTTTATCGAATATTAAAGGCTTTATGACATTAATCGAAAAAGAATATCATCTTGATACACCTTATACAGCTTCGATTCATGCGGAGATTGATCGACTTTCAACGCTAACAAATCAATTATTACAGCTGACGACATTGGATCAACAGGAACGTAGCGCCACATTCAAAAGCTATTCATTGGACGAGCAGCTCCAAAAGCTCATTCACCAATACCAATGGCAATTTCAGCAAAAGGAGCTTATGGCTAGTTATTCCCTACCCGCAACAATGATTTACGGCGATAGTGAATTATTAAATATGGTGTGGGATAACTTACTGTCCAATGCCATTAAATATACCAACGAATTTGGTATGATTAGCATTCAAATACAGCAAAATTCAGATAGTATTTCAGTCATTTTCCGTGATAGCGGCATTGGGATTCCCGAACAGGAGAAGCAGCGCATTTTCGATCGCTTTTACCGCGTCGATTCTGCCAGAACACGCACAATCGAAGGGACAGGCCTAGGCTTAGCGATCGTCCAACAAATCGTTCAACTGCATAATGGCACCATTGATGTAGAAAGTACACTCGGTGAAGGGACAATAATTACAGTGACGATTCCGCAGCATGACACGAATGACTAGTTGTAAAATTATGTTTGAATTTCACCTCATAACATGCCATAATAGCATTATCTAATTTGAAGGGACGATGAATGGCCAATGAATTTATAATTCTATTTTACACGTAAAATGTATACGCATTTTCACTTAAAATAGGATTAGTCTGCCCATTTATACTACCTTGATAATGCCGTTTTTTCGGCTTATTTACGTATACCTACTAATCCTTCTGATGATTCAGGAGGATTTTTTTATTTGAATAATGCGTATACTTTCAAATTTAATCTTTGGAGGTATGCTGAATGCCAATAGAAATGAAACATGTAACGTTTAGCTATGACACATTAGATCAAGCACTTTTTTATGATGTAAATCTGACATTTGATACGAAATGGAAATTAGGGCTGATTGGGCGCAATGGTCGTGGGAAAACGACGCTACTACAATTATTGATGAACAAGCGCCCATTTAGTGGAGAAATTTTTAGCGACGAGGAATTTGTTTATTTCCCACAAACGATTCACGATCCGACAAACATTACCTATTATGCAATTGATGAAGTGACGCCAGTGGAATTGTGGCAATTGGAGCGTGAATGTCAGCTGCTTGGACTAGGTAAAGAGCTGTTATGGCAGCCGTTTGAGCAGCTTTCAGGTGGTGAGCAAACGAAAGTATTACTTGCCGCGCTGTTTTGCGATGATAGCCGATTCCCCCTACTTGACGAACCAACGAATCATCTTGATATGAAAGCCCGTACTACTGTTGCGAATTATTTAAAAAGGAAAAAGGGCTTTATCGTTGTTAGCCATGACCGCGCGTTTGTTGATGAAGTAGTAGATCATCTGTTAGTTATTGAAAAGAGCGACTTGAAGCTCTATAAAGGCGATTTCACAACCTATGAGCAGCAAAAGAAACTACAAGATGAATTCGAAATGGAGCATAATCGTTCGTTAAAATCAGAAATCGACCGCCTACAAAAAACGGCGCGAGAAAAAGCCGATTGGGCGAATCAACGTGAAAAACCTTCTGGAAACGACCCATTTGGTAACGCCATCGCCAAACGCATGAATAAACGGGCTAAAGCCATCGAAAAGCGCACAACTGAAAAAGTGGAAGAAAAAACAAAGCTACTAAAAAATATCGAAACGGTCAGCGATTTAACGATCAACTGCCAGTTCAGCCACCGTAACCCAGTGCTGCGTGTAAGGAATTTTACATTAAGCTATGACGGTATTCCCCTTTTCAAACCACTCACGTTTGAAGTTCTACAAGGTGAGCAAGTGGCGATTGTTGGACCTAATGGTAGTGGCAAAACGTCGCTATTATCGTATTTGCAAGGAACATTTACCGGCGAAGTACATGGTGAAGTTACGATGCCTCAAGGACTGACACAAAGCGCAATTCGCCAGCAGCATCAAGACAATGTTGGGGTGCTGAAGGATTTCGCGGATACACAAAGCATTGATTACACATTATTTTTAAATAACTTACGCATTTTAGGTTTTGGTCGTGATGTATTTAATGTTGCCATTGAGCAGATGAGTAATGGCCAGCAGAAAAAGGTTGAATTCTCAAAATCACTTGGCTTGCCTGCCGAACTGTATATCTGGGATGAGCCGCTGAACTACTTAGATGTCTTTAATCAGCAGCAAATCGAGGCCATGCTTACACGTTTTAAGCCAACACTGCTATTCGTTGAGCATGATTATTCCTTTGTAAAGTCTGTTGCGACGAAGATTATCACACTAGAAAATTAAATTTCAAAAACTATATACCCATACTAAAAGCCTACTTATTTTTCGCAAGTAGGCTTTTAGGCGTTTATTTGTCCTCCACTGCCTTCAGTGTAAAGGTAATCCAAATAAAAATAACATAGCTAATTAATAAAATCGAACCGCCAACGATGAAGAAAATCATTGTGAATGTTTCGTTGAAGTTAAATGGATTGACATTGTAAAACAGCATGCCGACCGTTAAGCCAATTGTTCCTAGCACTGCTGTCCAACCATGCAAATGCACTAATTTTTTTGATTTCACAGTAAATGTTCGATAAAACAATGCCCAAACAGCAAGTGATAGCCAGCCGACAACAAGGATATGTGCGTGTACAGGGCGCAATGCATAGTTCCCACTGCCTGACATATCTGAACCAATGACCGCACCAATTAATCCAAAAATTGCGGCTAAACGAATGTAATGAATACTCCACTTTTTCTCTACCATATAAATACCCTCCATAAAATTGATTTATAGAAAGTATAGAATGCGTATCTGAACTCAATCTGAACAAGCAGGAATTTTCAATAAATCGGAAATGTTAATGTAAATTTCGTACCCACGCCCTTTTCACTTTGCACAGCAATTGTTCCATCATGCATATCCACCACCTGCTTCACGATAACAAGCCCTAAACCCGTGCCCGTTGTCGATCTTGCTTCATCCCCCCGGTAAAATGGCTCAAAAATCCGCGTGATCTGTTCCTCACTAATACCTTGCCCCTCATCTTGAATGACGAGCTCGATTTCTTTGTCACACACTTTTCCTATCACATTAATTTCCGTGTTTGCCTCGCTATATTTCACCGCATTACTTAGTAAATTGTCGATGGCATGGACGATAAATGGCTCACTGCCGTACATTTCTAGTGACTCAAGGTCCAGCCAGACAGAAATATTTTTTCGCTGAAGCAAAAACTGTTGCTCACTCACAATCTGTTTGACAATGGCGTCAAGCAGGAGCTTTTCTTTTTGCTCTGCTAGCTTTGTTGCACTTTGCCATAATAAGAGCTGCTTCGTTAAATGCGATAGCCGCTCACTTTCTCGCTCAATAATTTCCCCATAGTGCTTCGTGCGCGCAGCATCTGCATTTTGCTGCTGAATAAGTGACGCGTAGCCACTAATACTTTGCAGTGGCGTTTGAAAATCATGCGACACATTGCGAATAAACTCTTTACGAATTTCCCGCTGCTTTTTTAATTCCTTCGTCATTAAGTTAAAATTCGTCGCGAGCTGGCCGATTTCATCTGCACGATCTATATCAATATGCGCATCAAAATTTTCTGAGGCGACTAATTTTGTTGCTTTTGATAGGCGCTGAATCGGTTTGACTAAGTACCACGCCGCTAAAATCATTGCAATAATACTTACAGCTGGAATAAAAATGAAAAATCCGCCAATAATAAAGTGCATTTCACTAAATAAGAGCTTAATATCTAAACGCATAAACAAGGCATATTTTTGCCCTTCATATTCAAATGGCAGCCCAACTGTATTTTTCAAATCATTTGAAAAATAGCCTGTAATGAAGAGCTGCTGTGGGTATTCCCAACTCCGTGATATATTTCGCCAGCTAAAACGCGGTCGATTTCAGCTGTTGCTAACTCCTTTAATCGGTATTCCTCCCCATAAAAGGCACGATTTCCAACTTCATCTGCTAAATAAATTTGATAGCCAATTTGACCAAGCTGCGTTAAATACGCGTCTAGCGAGTCTGGCGTGTGCGTTTCAATGTATGTTGTAATATCAGTTGCAATCTGGACGTAATTGGCATCGTTTTTTTCCTTCATCACCTGGTGGTAAAATGCGTTCGTTATTAAAAAACTAAACATGGCGCTAATGACAAAGGTCGCCAGTGTAAAGATAATAAATTTACTGTAGAGTGTTTTCATGAATGACCTCAGTTTGATAGCCGACATTGCGAATCGTTTTAATGGACACATTGCTTTGTAAGCGCGTCAATTTTTCTCGTAGGCGCTTAATATGGGTGTTTAA containing:
- a CDS encoding DUF4871 domain-containing protein; translation: MRNKLMLLISFVLLAILVGCENSETLEVNSTFALPVTLSDGTDGEYLLLGKEGKIGFLVGTGKKGEAVAEPIIANQANKYMWHLWGNPEIISGDFKIVGTDAKGKEQPVLLMDNETVWQYSDISISPNNGADSHIPSQMLFPTSGIWKLAVYFDEELFDELVINVQDF
- a CDS encoding phosphotransferase, with the translated sequence MEFQELQPFIEKTWNITIQDVTTIRNADKHIFEINTSAQSYILKGEKQIVQEVEAYCQFANALQNALPVSAYLPTTNLNFAAQKNDFVYTLEQKGMGEEIQQLNDAQIEAMGALLGKLHAYSLKHQLALQKATSWSMFGGNATMAIGDYDENELSFLDFKKAFQHDEAFPAIEQLYNAHRSLLKQHWATLPKAATQGDFCYYNMLFENNNISAIFDFNLAGDEVLVNECIAAAIYCCWHTAYQGKLCAEERYQLFINAYQQFRPWTSLEFDLASPLFAIIRAFRYDRVEQGIANSAQHEQFLQQTKGILDTDHSKLIMSMEDYK
- a CDS encoding ABC transporter permease, which produces MNLAFKEMKKNKSKFLIFGAIVFLISALTFMIAGLANGLSQDNAALIKEMPDGHFYMATDAEDNYALSTISPEQQDSILNKYEDATALSIQMGIFFNEEGKQQSVAFATTSDSEQFPQVNKGEIIVDQSLQEDGYEIGDILTNNQYSGQWKIVGFSEQTKFNHAAVAFIHPDNFAEMYRTFDKQLMYMPGDAAAIDGLTAYSNKDFLNTIPSYSAEQLSLNLIIWFLVVISGLLFAIFFYMMNIQKTGLFGILKAIGVKTKTLFVMMWVQMLFITALALLLSMGLSQLIQQIAPAGMPFHLTLDTTLLFAVIFLVIGFIGATLSGLQIKKIQPLQAIQQGEM
- a CDS encoding ABC transporter ATP-binding protein; its protein translation is MEMFKLQQIKKTFSFGDQEEVILKNVDLTLNKGELTALVGASGSGKSTLLTIAAGLQDATDGQIFFNNQDLAKLSAEQMRAIRAKKFGFVFQFSHLVPFLTVEEQLTLMLDVAEKKVNKAEVTRVLQLVDMEHRRNAYPSSLSGGEKQRVAIARAIIHQPEIIFADEPTASLDSKRTEEIMALLKNLTKELNLTTLLVTHDQEVLHFVDNIVTMQDGEIIQAPVKA
- a CDS encoding response regulator transcription factor, whose translation is MTTLLIVDDDPKVREVISIYFSQIGYTIVQAQHGVEALEKLKAGQIDVAIVDVMMPYLNGIDVVKEIRRRYNLPVILLTAKGQIEDKEQGYRAGTDDYVVKPVDPKELQFRVETLLRRYDTTPTESLQMGPLTIHPKRYEIQIGEQTLLFPLKEFELLSFLVANQGQVLTREQIIEEVWDLDFAGDERTVDVHIKRLRARLSQLAPELHIKTVRGVGYSIEVSK
- a CDS encoding HAMP domain-containing sensor histidine kinase, yielding MKTLYTKFVVTTIAIIIFSSLTAFFLSNLYYQSSLKPQNDAKTTGLAVEMVQYIEAHPELPLQDYLQHSAATGYHIILIDSQFNTSMYGEPFRDTSLDQTTLEMVLNGNIYHGIAEFPHQTFVTGFFANEVKNSIGVPLQYGNETYAFFLRPNIKLAFNEMHYLFAALIIFTILLSIILVLLSTKFIVKPIKKLKAATSSIANGNYNIQLATRKDEFGQLSESFMHMANKLSYVDEQRKEFISNISHDIQSPLSNIKGFMTLIEKEYHLDTPYTASIHAEIDRLSTLTNQLLQLTTLDQQERSATFKSYSLDEQLQKLIHQYQWQFQQKELMASYSLPATMIYGDSELLNMVWDNLLSNAIKYTNEFGMISIQIQQNSDSISVIFRDSGIGIPEQEKQRIFDRFYRVDSARTRTIEGTGLGLAIVQQIVQLHNGTIDVESTLGEGTIITVTIPQHDTND
- the abc-f gene encoding ribosomal protection-like ABC-F family protein produces the protein MPIEMKHVTFSYDTLDQALFYDVNLTFDTKWKLGLIGRNGRGKTTLLQLLMNKRPFSGEIFSDEEFVYFPQTIHDPTNITYYAIDEVTPVELWQLERECQLLGLGKELLWQPFEQLSGGEQTKVLLAALFCDDSRFPLLDEPTNHLDMKARTTVANYLKRKKGFIVVSHDRAFVDEVVDHLLVIEKSDLKLYKGDFTTYEQQKKLQDEFEMEHNRSLKSEIDRLQKTAREKADWANQREKPSGNDPFGNAIAKRMNKRAKAIEKRTTEKVEEKTKLLKNIETVSDLTINCQFSHRNPVLRVRNFTLSYDGIPLFKPLTFEVLQGEQVAIVGPNGSGKTSLLSYLQGTFTGEVHGEVTMPQGLTQSAIRQQHQDNVGVLKDFADTQSIDYTLFLNNLRILGFGRDVFNVAIEQMSNGQQKKVEFSKSLGLPAELYIWDEPLNYLDVFNQQQIEAMLTRFKPTLLFVEHDYSFVKSVATKIITLEN
- a CDS encoding HAMP domain-containing sensor histidine kinase, with amino-acid sequence MKNTVGLPFEYEGQKYALFMRLDIKLLFSEMHFIIGGFFIFIPAVSIIAMILAAWYLVKPIQRLSKATKLVASENFDAHIDIDRADEIGQLATNFNLMTKELKKQREIRKEFIRNVSHDFQTPLQSISGYASLIQQQNADAARTKHYGEIIERESERLSHLTKQLLLWQSATKLAEQKEKLLLDAIVKQIVSEQQFLLQRKNISVWLDLESLEMYGSEPFIVHAIDNLLSNAVKYSEANTEINVIGKVCDKEIELVIQDEGQGISEEQITRIFEPFYRGDEARSTTGTGLGLVIVKQVVDMHDGTIAVQSEKGVGTKFTLTFPIY
- a CDS encoding helix-turn-helix domain-containing protein is translated as MSDDTLNTHIKRLREKLTRLQSNVSIKTIRNVGYQTEVIHENTLQ